The proteins below are encoded in one region of Chroococcidiopsis sp. SAG 2025:
- a CDS encoding DUF4158 domain-containing protein — MAAIAIASSAVVKDHPADLLNVAIEELVKERYELPTFSTLDRLVDRVRTSANTRLFGRVSAGLSQTEQAYLDRLIAKESDTASATLNLLKSPPKSATLSHMQQLQAKFNSLMSFGDAKRLISAIAPAKITSWAAIAKALDISEFQDIKLPKRRTLLLCLLYQAQVKTRDHLVEMFLKRIHTIHDRAKTKLIELREKHLTQTEVLLGVLAEILLFFCLE; from the coding sequence GTGGCGGCAATAGCGATCGCTTCATCAGCAGTTGTGAAAGACCATCCAGCCGATTTACTAAATGTGGCAATTGAGGAGTTAGTAAAGGAAAGGTACGAGTTACCTACATTTAGCACTCTTGACCGTTTAGTGGATCGCGTCCGCACGAGCGCCAATACTCGTTTGTTTGGGCGCGTGTCGGCTGGATTGTCCCAGACAGAACAAGCATATTTAGATCGACTGATAGCCAAAGAATCTGACACAGCAAGTGCGACGTTGAATCTGCTGAAGTCGCCGCCTAAAAGCGCTACGCTTTCCCATATGCAGCAGCTTCAAGCTAAATTTAACTCCTTAATGTCCTTTGGCGATGCCAAACGATTAATATCAGCGATCGCACCAGCCAAAATCACATCTTGGGCAGCGATCGCCAAAGCTCTAGATATTTCTGAATTTCAGGACATCAAACTCCCCAAGCGTCGCACTTTACTACTATGCCTGCTGTATCAAGCGCAAGTCAAAACCCGCGACCATTTGGTAGAAATGTTTCTCAAACGCATCCACACAATTCACGACCGTGCCAAGACAAAATTGATAGAACTGCGGGAGAAGCATTTGACGCAAACGGAAGTTTTGTTAGGCGTATTGGCAGAAATTCTACTTTTCTTCTGCCTAGAGTGA
- a CDS encoding competence protein CoiA family protein has protein sequence MWLRYGLEQNNQLVAIEDVPSGKINLVCPYCGNELVAKKGLVQEHHFAHASDTCYMVINPALSL, from the coding sequence ATGTGGTTACGCTATGGTCTCGAGCAGAATAATCAGTTGGTAGCAATCGAGGACGTGCCGAGTGGCAAAATAAACTTAGTTTGCCCGTATTGTGGGAACGAGCTAGTAGCAAAAAAAGGCTTAGTTCAAGAGCATCACTTTGCTCACGCTAGCGATACCTGCTACATGGTAATTAACCCTGCTTTGTCACTCTAG
- a CDS encoding PAS domain S-box protein, which translates to MQASEQQKAKLSPFEAFLQQELRLSEDARKARQQAEDYIKFQAQVLSQVNDAIIAIDDRRCITYCNRKAEQLLSFKTERVLGRTLEEACHYRWLKPEDEQAAFDCLAATGSWQGENILVKVNGEEIYVESSLSVLKDDCNRAIGLLSVIRDITQRKRAEQKIYEQAALLDIATDAILVRGLDNQILFWNKGAEGLYGWKAQEVVAKNANELLYEETSPQLEEAFETVIETSAWQGELHQVTKQGKKIIVFSRWTLMRDEQQQPKSILTVNTDITEKKQLEAQLWRAGRLESIGSLAGGIAHDLNNLLAPILMIAQLLETQLHDERSQRLLPVVVTNAKRGASLVKQVLSFSRGLEGERTLLQVRHLIAEVQQIAQETFPKNIEFLIDISPNLWAVYGDATQLHQVLMNLVINARDAMPSGGTLSICAENLLIDENYAQMNRDAAVGSYIFITVTDTGVGIPAQIESRIFEAFFTTKEPGIGTGLGLSTVMSIIKSLGGFIKMHTQVGQGTQFQVYLPAAEGTQTQLAEDIELALGNGELILVVDDEAAIREIIKASLETYQYQVLTASDGIEAISLYVQHQDRISAVVMDMLMPQMDGLTTIRTLQKINPQVKIIATSGLAFSQEVRFAIGTGANALLSKPYTAPNLLQTLHSVLNTK; encoded by the coding sequence ATGCAAGCAAGTGAGCAACAAAAGGCTAAACTTTCCCCATTTGAGGCATTTTTACAACAGGAGTTGCGTCTGAGCGAAGATGCTCGGAAGGCACGCCAGCAGGCAGAAGACTATATCAAATTTCAGGCTCAAGTTTTGTCCCAGGTGAATGATGCCATCATCGCGATTGACGATCGGCGTTGCATCACCTATTGCAACAGAAAGGCAGAGCAATTACTCAGTTTTAAAACCGAGCGAGTACTCGGTCGAACGCTGGAGGAAGCCTGTCACTATCGCTGGCTCAAACCAGAAGATGAGCAAGCTGCATTCGATTGTTTGGCAGCAACAGGTTCGTGGCAGGGAGAGAATATTCTAGTTAAAGTCAACGGGGAAGAAATATACGTCGAGTCATCGCTGAGCGTGCTCAAAGACGATTGCAATCGAGCCATTGGTCTGCTGAGCGTCATCCGCGATATCACACAGCGCAAGCGAGCCGAACAAAAAATCTACGAACAAGCTGCCTTGCTGGATATTGCAACAGATGCAATTCTCGTTCGCGGTCTGGACAACCAAATTCTGTTTTGGAACAAGGGTGCTGAGGGTTTGTATGGTTGGAAGGCACAAGAGGTTGTCGCTAAAAATGCCAATGAGCTTTTATACGAGGAAACTTCACCGCAGCTCGAAGAAGCGTTTGAGACTGTGATTGAGACAAGCGCGTGGCAGGGTGAGTTGCATCAAGTCACTAAACAAGGCAAGAAAATCATCGTTTTCAGCCGCTGGACGCTGATGCGCGACGAGCAGCAGCAACCGAAATCAATACTTACTGTTAACACTGATATTACAGAGAAAAAACAACTCGAAGCGCAATTATGGCGTGCTGGGCGATTAGAAAGTATTGGCTCCCTCGCTGGTGGAATTGCCCACGATTTAAACAACTTGCTGGCTCCGATTTTGATGATCGCTCAACTTTTGGAAACACAACTTCACGATGAGCGAAGCCAACGGTTGCTGCCGGTAGTAGTGACAAATGCTAAACGTGGAGCCTCTTTAGTCAAGCAAGTGCTGTCATTTTCGCGTGGGCTTGAAGGCGAGCGCACGCTATTGCAAGTCAGACATCTAATTGCCGAAGTTCAGCAAATTGCTCAAGAAACGTTTCCCAAAAATATTGAATTTTTGATAGATATATCGCCAAACCTTTGGGCTGTGTATGGAGATGCGACCCAATTGCATCAGGTTCTGATGAACCTAGTCATCAACGCACGGGATGCCATGCCTAGCGGTGGGACGTTGAGTATCTGTGCTGAAAACCTTTTGATTGATGAAAATTACGCTCAGATGAATCGTGATGCTGCTGTTGGTTCCTACATTTTCATTACTGTCACAGATACAGGAGTGGGTATTCCAGCCCAAATCGAGTCGCGGATTTTTGAGGCATTTTTTACGACAAAAGAACCGGGCATCGGTACGGGGCTTGGTCTTTCAACAGTCATGAGTATTATCAAAAGCCTTGGCGGATTTATCAAGATGCACACTCAGGTCGGGCAAGGAACTCAATTTCAGGTCTACTTGCCAGCAGCGGAAGGAACTCAAACGCAGCTAGCAGAAGATATCGAATTGGCGCTGGGAAACGGTGAATTAATTCTGGTTGTGGATGACGAAGCGGCAATTCGTGAAATTATTAAGGCATCGCTGGAAACATACCAGTATCAGGTGCTAACTGCTAGTGATGGCATTGAGGCGATCTCGCTGTACGTACAGCATCAGGATAGAATCAGTGCTGTAGTAATGGATATGCTCATGCCACAAATGGATGGTCTGACAACCATCCGCACGTTACAAAAAATTAACCCGCAGGTCAAGATTATTGCCACAAGTGGACTTGCCTTCAGCCAAGAGGTGAGGTTTGCTATCGGTACGGGTGCAAACGCATTATTATCCAAGCCGTACACAGCGCCGAACTTGCTGCAAACCTTACATTCTGTGCTTAACACCAAATAG
- a CDS encoding ATP-binding protein: MFDGVLQNTIIYYASFTDSTMTVAAVDRLVHHAVILEILAPSFRQQAALQRSSSTDQKQPK; encoded by the coding sequence GTGTTCGACGGCGTACTACAAAACACAATAATTTATTACGCTTCCTTTACCGACTCTACTATGACCGTTGCTGCTGTAGATCGCTTGGTACATCATGCTGTCATTCTCGAAATCCTTGCACCCAGTTTTCGTCAACAAGCGGCTCTACAACGCTCTTCTTCTACTGACCAAAAGCAACCAAAATAA
- a CDS encoding HlyD family efflux transporter periplasmic adaptor subunit: MKLDAPVAGTVAAIKVKEGQAVKAGQILLELESELTRTELQQSQAKLEGLLNRENLLELMKNQLQSEQLAQLDQVQQRLNSSQKISALEKYRLVVAHKDVQRHRNLWRKGAIAKIKLEEIEGVKFERQRLLEQNQLEVQQARTELEKQQSVYQRQFKEFQSQVSDVRSEIAQTQKLIQSLQFQLRQRVLHAPTDGTIFQLSVQHPGAVLQPGQAIAQVAPEEAPLVFRAQMPSQESGFLRVGMPVKLKFDAYPFQDYGIVQGHLRWISPDSKVEETPQGKVETFELEIALEQTYIPVQNKRVVLTAGQTATAEVIVRQRRLIDFILDPFKKLQQGGIEL; the protein is encoded by the coding sequence TTGAAATTAGATGCACCAGTTGCTGGAACAGTCGCTGCCATCAAGGTAAAGGAAGGTCAAGCTGTAAAAGCTGGGCAGATTTTACTCGAACTAGAGTCAGAGCTAACTCGCACAGAGCTACAGCAGTCTCAAGCTAAGCTTGAAGGTCTACTGAATCGAGAAAATCTACTAGAGCTGATGAAAAACCAGCTTCAATCCGAGCAGTTGGCTCAACTCGATCAAGTTCAGCAGCGGCTGAATTCTAGCCAGAAAATATCTGCTCTAGAAAAATATCGTCTAGTTGTGGCACACAAGGACGTGCAGCGCCATCGGAATTTATGGCGTAAGGGAGCGATCGCCAAAATCAAATTAGAAGAAATAGAAGGCGTGAAATTCGAGCGACAACGGCTTCTAGAACAAAATCAGCTAGAGGTACAACAAGCTCGGACGGAGCTGGAAAAACAACAAAGTGTATATCAAAGACAATTCAAAGAATTTCAGTCCCAGGTGAGCGACGTGCGTTCGGAAATTGCCCAAACCCAAAAACTGATTCAATCTTTGCAATTTCAACTGCGACAGCGAGTTCTCCATGCTCCGACTGACGGCACGATTTTTCAGCTATCGGTCCAACATCCTGGTGCAGTCTTGCAGCCAGGGCAGGCGATCGCTCAAGTTGCACCCGAAGAAGCACCGCTTGTATTTCGGGCGCAGATGCCAAGTCAAGAAAGTGGGTTTCTGCGCGTGGGAATGCCAGTCAAACTCAAGTTTGATGCTTATCCATTTCAGGATTATGGAATAGTACAAGGGCATCTGCGCTGGATTTCACCCGACTCCAAAGTTGAAGAAACGCCACAGGGCAAGGTAGAAACTTTTGAGTTGGAAATTGCGTTAGAGCAGACTTATATTCCCGTCCAAAACAAAAGAGTTGTCCTGACAGCAGGTCAAACTGCAACTGCCGAGGTTATTGTCCGACAGCGCCGCCTGATTGATTTCATTCTCGATCCGTTTAAGAAGTTGCAACAAGGCGGTATAGAACTTTAA
- a CDS encoding IS701 family transposase, protein MKDQVPAAMPQCFENWCRRFDDVFSRQKQRQEFRVYLGGLLGESQRKNLSQLVTNTVDGSYNSLRHFLNNAPWDEVKLNNRRLEVMHQCRQTTPSQGFTLIVDDSGHRKSGAATDGVGRQYIGEIGKTDNGIVLLTTYLYDGVRRLPLDVALYQHASLFEQGKADPNFQKKPDLALDLVDQCLKRGYRPGVTVIDAGYGNNTPFLKQLESRNLTYVAAIAKNRQVTAQTSGDESARKQGLEAIAQTLAVEQFTPVQLNLEQPRTVWVALLPVHVPKLEGTRWLAIQLNASSFEQATEVDYFLTNASDNQVSAAWVAQTYSARNWVEVFYREAKGWLGLSEYQVRDALSMKRHWVLVFIAYTFILWHQLTGGFRRRWATKPLQTFAEALEAFRTAVEFRLVRWLNEHVDVFASHRAKFGYIWA, encoded by the coding sequence GTGAAAGATCAAGTACCAGCAGCGATGCCGCAGTGCTTTGAGAACTGGTGTCGTCGGTTTGATGATGTATTTTCGCGTCAGAAGCAGCGGCAGGAATTTCGTGTTTATCTAGGGGGACTGCTGGGTGAGAGTCAGCGCAAAAACCTGAGCCAACTGGTCACAAATACAGTAGATGGCTCCTACAACAGCCTCAGACATTTTCTCAACAATGCCCCTTGGGATGAAGTCAAGCTAAATAATCGGCGGTTGGAGGTGATGCACCAGTGTCGCCAGACGACCCCGAGTCAAGGTTTCACATTGATTGTAGATGATTCGGGACATCGCAAAAGTGGTGCGGCTACTGATGGGGTAGGACGGCAGTACATTGGGGAGATTGGCAAGACTGACAATGGTATTGTGCTGCTGACTACCTACTTGTATGATGGAGTGCGACGTCTGCCGTTAGATGTTGCACTCTATCAACACGCAAGTTTATTCGAGCAAGGCAAGGCAGACCCCAACTTCCAGAAAAAACCTGACCTGGCTCTAGACTTGGTTGACCAATGCTTGAAGCGCGGTTATCGACCGGGTGTGACTGTAATTGATGCAGGCTACGGTAATAACACGCCTTTTCTCAAGCAGTTGGAGTCGAGAAACCTAACTTACGTGGCAGCAATCGCCAAAAACCGCCAAGTTACTGCTCAAACATCAGGTGATGAGTCTGCTCGTAAGCAGGGATTAGAAGCTATTGCTCAAACCTTGGCAGTGGAGCAGTTCACACCTGTGCAACTCAATCTGGAGCAGCCCCGGACAGTTTGGGTGGCGCTGTTACCAGTTCACGTTCCGAAGCTCGAAGGCACTCGCTGGCTGGCGATTCAACTCAATGCCTCTAGTTTCGAGCAAGCGACGGAGGTGGATTACTTTCTCACCAATGCCTCTGACAACCAAGTCAGTGCGGCTTGGGTAGCTCAAACATATTCTGCTCGCAACTGGGTGGAGGTCTTCTATCGAGAAGCCAAGGGCTGGTTGGGTTTGAGTGAGTATCAAGTTCGGGATGCTCTGAGTATGAAGCGTCATTGGGTTTTAGTGTTCATCGCTTACACCTTCATCCTTTGGCATCAGTTGACCGGCGGATTCCGCAGACGTTGGGCAACCAAACCCTTACAAACCTTTGCCGAAGCATTGGAGGCATTCCGCACCGCAGTCGAGTTTCGTTTGGTCCGCTGGCTTAATGAGCATGTTGATGTATTTGCCTCTCACAGAGCTAAGTTCGGCTATATTTGGGCTTAG
- a CDS encoding IS5 family transposase (programmed frameshift) — MSRKAYKSDLTDREWQIIEPLIPPVRPGGHPRTVDMREVVNAIFYLLKTGCAWEMLPHDFPPYSTVYYYFRRWQKRGIWQQINFALREQVRMKLGKSHQATAAIVDSQSVKRDGKKGEVSGFDGGKLVKGRKRHVVVDPQGLLMGVVITEANASERLGAIVALLEECYNSKSLELIWADSGYSGENFAQAVMVVCGAEVEIVKRITDGFEVLPRRWVVERTFGWLGRYRRLSKDYELLPEISESMVYAAMVRLMLRRLAA; from the exons ATGAGTAGAAAAGCTTACAAAAGTGATTTAACCGATCGAGAATGGCAAATCATTGAACCATTAATTCCACCTGTAAGACCAGGAGGACATCCACGTACTGTGGATATGCGTGAGGTAGTAAATGCCATCTTTTATTTGCTGAAAACTGGCTGTGCTTGGGAGATGCTACCACATGACTTCCCACCCTATTCAACGGTTTATTATTACTTTCGGCGTTGGCAAAAACGAGGAATTTGGCAGCAGATAAATTTTGCCTTACGTGAACAAGTACGGATGAAGCTGGGCAAATCTCATCAAGCTACTGCTGCAATTGTGGATAGCCAGTCCGTAAAACG CGACGGAAAAAAAGGGGAAGTATCCGGCTTTGATGGCGGCAAGCTAGTTAAAGGTCGCAAACGCCATGTCGTAGTAGATCCTCAAGGACTACTAATGGGTGTAGTAATCACCGAAGCTAATGCTTCAGAACGATTAGGAGCAATAGTGGCATTGCTAGAAGAGTGCTATAACTCTAAGTCTTTAGAGCTAATTTGGGCAGATAGTGGCTACAGTGGAGAGAATTTTGCACAAGCTGTAATGGTAGTCTGCGGTGCAGAAGTAGAAATAGTTAAGCGGATTACAGATGGGTTTGAAGTTTTGCCCAGAAGATGGGTAGTTGAACGAACTTTTGGCTGGCTAGGACGCTATCGACGACTAAGTAAGGATTATGAACTCCTACCGGAAATAAGTGAATCTATGGTCTACGCTGCTATGGTACGGCTGATGCTGAGACGACTAGCTGCTTGA
- a CDS encoding DUF4158 domain-containing protein: MLLSEQYPYTMTAVNSACMTVVERTAYSRFKQYPSTKELADFYTPTPEEIQFVKSRVKSHAGLLGFTLMLKSFQRLGYFPSPELVPAAVINYLRSCLKLKNWVKAIPSVRAQVINDRQFVSTWESNLTTKSLRKWRQ; this comes from the coding sequence ATGTTGCTCTCGGAGCAATACCCTTACACGATGACAGCCGTCAATTCTGCTTGCATGACCGTAGTTGAACGTACAGCCTATTCCCGCTTTAAACAGTATCCCTCTACCAAGGAGTTAGCCGATTTTTACACGCCGACACCAGAAGAAATCCAATTTGTCAAGTCCCGTGTTAAGAGCCATGCAGGATTGTTGGGTTTTACGCTCATGCTTAAATCCTTTCAACGCCTGGGTTATTTTCCTAGCCCAGAATTAGTACCTGCGGCTGTCATTAATTACTTGCGCTCGTGCCTGAAGTTAAAGAACTGGGTCAAGGCAATTCCCTCAGTGCGAGCGCAAGTAATTAATGACAGGCAATTCGTGAGTACCTGGGAGTCAAACCTTACGACAAAATCGCTTAGAAAGTGGCGGCAATAG
- a CDS encoding peptidylprolyl isomerase, which produces MSEVMTICREEIFQQIKLSCQIPSVVEGILTRKIIARAQEEQGIKVEPEELQQAADNLRLLSNLRSTDVTWLWLQKHCLSLDEFEKLVEVSVASSKLAQHLFAERVESFFVEHQLDYNQAILYEVVLEEDLAMELFYAIQEGEVNFHEVARQHIQDIELRRKGGYLGALSRTKLKPEISAAVFAANPPQILKPVLTSSGAHLILVDELIQPELDNILRREIISDLFSEWLKQQIETFEVEIDLRANSGQGLNPETRSLVASSSS; this is translated from the coding sequence ATGTCGGAAGTTATGACTATTTGCCGAGAAGAAATTTTTCAGCAGATCAAGCTTTCCTGTCAAATTCCTTCTGTTGTCGAAGGTATTCTGACTCGCAAAATTATTGCGCGTGCTCAAGAAGAACAAGGCATAAAAGTAGAGCCAGAAGAACTCCAGCAAGCAGCAGACAATCTACGCCTGCTCAGCAATCTTCGCAGTACTGACGTTACTTGGTTGTGGCTGCAAAAGCATTGCCTTTCTTTAGATGAATTTGAAAAGCTGGTTGAAGTCAGCGTCGCTTCCTCAAAGTTAGCGCAACATCTTTTCGCCGAGCGGGTCGAATCCTTTTTTGTCGAGCATCAACTTGATTACAACCAGGCAATTCTGTACGAAGTAGTCTTGGAGGAGGATTTAGCTATGGAACTCTTCTATGCAATACAGGAGGGCGAGGTGAATTTTCACGAAGTTGCTCGCCAACATATTCAAGATATCGAGCTACGCCGAAAAGGAGGGTATTTAGGAGCTTTATCTCGCACAAAGCTGAAACCAGAAATTTCTGCTGCTGTTTTCGCAGCTAATCCTCCTCAAATTCTTAAACCAGTTTTGACATCTTCAGGAGCACACCTAATTTTAGTTGACGAACTAATTCAACCAGAATTGGACAATATACTGCGTCGAGAAATCATCTCAGACTTGTTTTCTGAATGGTTAAAGCAACAAATAGAAACATTTGAAGTCGAGATTGACTTGAGAGCGAATAGCGGGCAAGGTTTGAATCCAGAAACTCGCTCTTTAGTAGCATCTAGTTCAAGTTGA